In Bradyrhizobium sp. 195, the sequence AATGGATTCTGATCGATGACCAATCGCGTCAATATCGCCTGTCTGGGGGCCGGCCGCATGGGGCGCGGCATTGCCGTCGCATTCGCTTATGCGGGACACAGGGTCACGATGATCGACGTCAAGCTACGTTCCGCGGAGGAGTTCGCCAAGCTGAAAGCGGACGCGCTGGGCGAAGTCGGCAAGACCTTTGCCAGCCTGTCGAAGCTGGGACTGCTGACCGAAGCGGATATTGATCCGCTGATCGCGCGGGTCTCGGTGGTGTCGGCCGGCGAAAGCGGTGAAGCGCTATCCGACGCTGGGATCGTCTTCGAGGGCGTTCCCGAAGTCGTCGAGCTCAAGCGCGAGGTGCTGGGATCAGCCTCAAGGCAGGTCAGCGAGGATACGATCATCGCCTCGACGACGTCGACCATTCTCGTCGACGATCTATCCGGCGCGATCGTGAATCCCCGCCGCTTTCTCAACGTGCACTGGCTCAACCCGGCCTATCTGATCCCGCTGGTCGAGGTTTCGCCCGGCAAAGCCACCGATCCCGCCATTATCGACGAAGTCAAAGCTCTGCTCGAAGGCATCGGCAAGATGCCTGTCGTCTGCGCGGCGACGCCGGGCTTCATCGTTCCGCGCATCCAGGCGCTGGCGATGAACGAGGCCGCACGCATGGTCGAGGAAGGCGTCGCCAGTGCGGAGGAGATCGACAAGGCGATCCGCTACGGCTTCGGCTTCCGCTACGCCGTGCTCGGCCTGCTCGAATTCATCGACTGGGGTGGCGGCGACATCCTGTACTACGCGAGCCGGTATCTCGAAGGCGCGCTCGGCAGCGAGCGCTATCGGGCGCCGGACGTCATTTCCCGCAATATGCACGAAGGCCGGATCGGGCTGCGCACGGGCGCAGGCTTTCTCGATTATTCCGGCATGGACGTCGACGCCTATCGCGCAAAGCGGCTGCAGGCGATGGTCGACCTGCTTCGTCACTTCGGACTGGCGCGCCCCCCGGTGCTCGATCGCGACTAGCCAAAGACGTCCTGGAGCACGCCCTCCCGGACCACGGCAACGCCGTCGAGCTCGATCGTCGTTCCCATCATCGGCAGGTCGAAATGCCCCGCCGTGTAGCGGCCGGCGAATTCGTTCGCGCCGGTCGAGAACAGGAAATTGCCGGAGACGGCGCGAATCTCGGTGCCGTTGGTGTCGCGCTGGTCATACATCGACAGCGCTTCATAGCGCGCACCGGGGTTCATGCCAAAGCCGACATGCGACACGGCGTAGGCCTCACGATCGCCCCAGGCGGCGAGATAGGCGCGCATCATCGCGGCATCCGTGCCCTCGCCTTCCAGCTCGACGACATAGTCGTCCTTCAAGGTCATCTTCACGGGCGACGTCAGGTACCGCTTGAAGGTGAGATTGATGTCCCCGGGCGCCATCACCAGCGTGCCGTTGATCGTTCCGCTCTTGGGGAAGCTGACGACGATGCCACCCGGCCAATGCGCCAGCGTGCCGGGCTTGTCGGTCCAGCCCCACACGCCGACAGTGGACGCGCCGACCATATCGACATCGAGCGCCGTGCCCGCCTTCGACGTCACCCGCATCCGCTTGGTCCCGCGCAACATCTTGGCCGCTGCACGAACGCGCTTCTCGAGCGCAGAATCCGGCACCATCCGCTCCAGCGCTTCGGGATGCTCGTTGGAGATCACCAGGATCCGCGCGCCGGCCTTCAATATCTCGGGCGTCTCCACCGCGTGCATCAGGCCCTCAATGGTGCAATCCACCACAAAGCCGGCCTGCTGCAGCGCGGTGATGACCGGGCCGAGGCGCTGGATCGCCTCGCTCGCGCCGGTCGATCGCACCGGCACGATATTGCGGTTGCGCGGTGTCGGCATCACCACATGAAACGGCCGCGCGCCCATCCGCAGCAGCGCGAGCTCAGCCAGATGCACGTTCAGCGCACGCGACTGGGTTTCCGAGAGGATCGCGGCGGTATCGCCGGCCTTGACGGCGCAGCGTTCAAAGATCTCGCAAAATGCGTCGATCCATTTTGCCTCGATGCGATCAGCCAGCATGGTTCACTCCCGGTCGTCTGGTTTCTTCTTGGTCAGTTCACGCTTCGGGAAAGCCCCGTAGCAGATACGAGCGCAGCGCCCCGAGCAGGGCGTTCAGGATCAACCCCAGCAGCGAGATCGTGATCAGCGGCACGAACATGTCGACGG encodes:
- a CDS encoding 3-hydroxybutyryl-CoA dehydrogenase — protein: MTNRVNIACLGAGRMGRGIAVAFAYAGHRVTMIDVKLRSAEEFAKLKADALGEVGKTFASLSKLGLLTEADIDPLIARVSVVSAGESGEALSDAGIVFEGVPEVVELKREVLGSASRQVSEDTIIASTTSTILVDDLSGAIVNPRRFLNVHWLNPAYLIPLVEVSPGKATDPAIIDEVKALLEGIGKMPVVCAATPGFIVPRIQALAMNEAARMVEEGVASAEEIDKAIRYGFGFRYAVLGLLEFIDWGGGDILYYASRYLEGALGSERYRAPDVISRNMHEGRIGLRTGAGFLDYSGMDVDAYRAKRLQAMVDLLRHFGLARPPVLDRD
- a CDS encoding M29 family metallopeptidase, whose protein sequence is MLADRIEAKWIDAFCEIFERCAVKAGDTAAILSETQSRALNVHLAELALLRMGARPFHVVMPTPRNRNIVPVRSTGASEAIQRLGPVITALQQAGFVVDCTIEGLMHAVETPEILKAGARILVISNEHPEALERMVPDSALEKRVRAAAKMLRGTKRMRVTSKAGTALDVDMVGASTVGVWGWTDKPGTLAHWPGGIVVSFPKSGTINGTLVMAPGDINLTFKRYLTSPVKMTLKDDYVVELEGEGTDAAMMRAYLAAWGDREAYAVSHVGFGMNPGARYEALSMYDQRDTNGTEIRAVSGNFLFSTGANEFAGRYTAGHFDLPMMGTTIELDGVAVVREGVLQDVFG